aggggtaaaagtttggcctgcattatatttacaattttaaaatctggctcTCGAAGAAGAGTAGTCGAAGACCCCTGCTTTACAATAATCCAAAGACAGTCTTATATTAAAGAGCATTATTGTTCTTTCTCTCAATTTGCATGATTCAAACTGCTGATGCTCCGGGGAATTCAGAGATGTGCGTTCAGcacaaataaaacaatatacatgacttattgctttatttgtaAAGTCATTCTTTTATCTTCGTGAAGCTAAATAGTCAAAAGCAGAAACTTTCTACCTTGAAATTTGATGTGGATGAGCACACAAATCACCAAAACTAGAGTAAGAAAGCTGTGTTGTCAACCGGTTTGGCTTGTAGTGTACTCTACAAAATATTCATATCAAATTTATTTTCCCTGGATTCTGCATTGTCAGTGGTTTTAGGTTTAATGTGTTTTGTTGGTGTAATAAATAACACAAGACTACCGAGCCCCTATGGTgtcattggagtaaaaaaatctaaagtttagtttcatgtgctcacgtgaaaattccgcgtgctcacgtgaaaatttcgcatgctcacgtgaaactttcatgtgctcatgcgaaaccttcatgggccgaattttttaaaaaagtttagttttgcgtgcggcGCACAttaaactttcgctttcacgtgcacatgcgatagtttcatgtgcgcgtatgaaactaaacgcgatagtttcatgtacgCAAGCGATAGTTTTACGTGcacatgcaaaactaaactttatttaatttcttctccatgtccccttaggggctccgtacaaaACAGAGTATTTCAGTTTATAGTTTTGGTGTTCAGTATTAAGAATTCATTTTTCAagatatattgcatttttgaaaTGCAACCAGAATTTGTACGTAATGTGTACAAGCCggctaatttgtatgatttCGTATGAAATAAATCGTATATAAACTTATGATTATAAAAAAACACCTCTAAGTTCAACTTCACAGGGGCGAaagtaaatcatacaaaaacgtacAAAAGTGATCATATGCATTTATTTGAAGTAGCCACCTTGTGAAATACGTACGAATGAGATTGTGTTGAAATATAGCTAATTTGCTTATTGCAATAATTTTTACTAAGTGATTTAATACTTCAGAAAGTTATGATTAAGTTTTCGATCAATACAGATAGCAGAGAGAGTAATTTTTCTAGAAAGAATGTGAAACACATTTTACAGAATGATGAACACATTTTcgcttttttttaagttttcgcATATTGTGTTCTCTTCAATGTTGTGTGGCCCTAGTTCCAACCTTggcatgttatttttaaaatatttggcacagattttaaatgtactgtgtgtagattttagcggcatctatcggtgagattgcgaattgcaaccaatggctcagtccaccactcacccctccctttcgaaacagATAGAtgagctacagtagccgccacaggacgaacatgttgttgtctgagacaacatagtgatAAAAGCACtctatagaacagtttgtccatttagggctactgtagaaacgtGACAGCGCAAAATGACGTCCTCCATTTACTGttacagtgtatgtagataaaacataccacttcattatgtaaggtctttatacaccactgaaacatagttatgtatataatattacaTTTCTGTGAATAGATCCTTCTAAGAATTAACCCAACTCTGATTTGAAACAAATCAGTGATTAACCAGCCACCATGAAAATCTAAAATAATCCCCATAGACCTATAGTGCTGTTGGTGCTACTATCCTGCAGTGTTTAATTCTAAGGGCTTTTGAAAAAAGATTTCCAGCCTTTGTATCAGATTCCATCCATCATCCTTTTAGAATGAGATTATCAGAAGAAGAACATCACATTTTCTGTGGTAGAAATGATTTATTTCTTAGagcacatttatattacagtaGACATGTCACGCTGTAACTGAAGTGCTTTCTATTCTGCTCACCACTAGAATTCTAATCAGACTTTTGATTACGATCGCCTGGATATCATTTCCTCTTTGCACACAAACAATAGTGTTTAAAGGACTGCCCAAGTTGACATGCATTAAAAAGGCTTGCCAGTATTCCCACTGCATTGCTATTTCCATTCTCATTGCCTTCTTTGTGTTGTTGATTACTTGTCTGGATTTCTATCTTTACTTTATGTGTTTTGAATGATATTAGATTGAGGATATTGTTTGCATCAATTGgaaatacataatttatttttttgatcaGGTTCAGTCAGGCTTATAGGTATAAAGGTGTACCTGTTGAAGCAATGTCTTTGGTGTCTCATTATGTCGTTATCTTTTTTTCGTACTGTACTTTATTGaatttacactcttaaaaataaagttattaatacatttttatgatcAAATACTACatttaacctttatttttaacagaaagattcttcagatgttaaaggttcctTGTGGAACCATGCAACCCCAAAATGGTacttctatggcatcatgaagcacctttatttttttaagggtgTAGGGTAACGCTCTGTGTTTTTGTAGCTCATAAGAACTTTACATTAGCAATCCAAGATCATGGGTCTGATTTTGGGGAACACGGATATTATACAGTATAACATATTGCTTTAGTGCTCTGAAAGTCGAATTggaagtgtctgctaaatgcaaaaaagtgaaaccctCCTTTACCATGATACAATGACTGAATTGTATTCGAAACATCCTTAAGTTGTTTCCCAAGTCAAATGGTGATCTTTCAATAACAAGTCAATGTTTTTATCTCATAGCTagcatactgtacatacaataTGTTTATTGTTGTAATACAGTATGTCtgttttaaaaaggttttaaaGAAGAACACATTGCTTGCACATGCACACTGTTTATACAGTGTCATATGACTGCATGCTTTGATTGCCTGGCACTAATGTATTTTCGATGACACACCATGTATGGATATTCCTACAAATCCATGAAAACATCTGCGCTCAAGACACTGTGCTGACTGACACCAAATGTTCCCTATTTTTCCTGTTCTGCACTTTGAAAGATGAATAACACAGTGGTGATGGACTATTAGTAAGATGATTTAGCCTAAATAAATCAGTGGTAAAAGTATTACCGCattgtaaaaaagaaaatgtgtaTTGACTGCCCAGCGAAATcctgtttttaaatcttttccAGATTTGAGTCGCAATAATTTGAggggttgttattttttctgtgAGGTTAAATACAGGACAccagtctgtgtcattaatctcataaacaattcattttactctgtaaaaaaatattatgcagCTTAGATAAAAActaattaactattttaaaaaatgattgaagaggaaaatacgtttttttttaaaggggacatttatCAAGACTTTTTTagcatgtcaaataaatctttggtgtccccaaattTCAAAATAGCTCAAAATACTcgacatagatacatagataattaattaattataattatatattaaaattgccactttgtaaatgtgagcaaaaatgtcaaatgcaaatgagctgatctctgcactaaatggcagtgccgtggttggatagtgcagattaaggggcggtattatccccttctgacatcacaaggggagccaaatttcaatgacctattttttcacatgctcgcAGAagatggtttaccaaaactaagttactaggttgatctttttcaccttttctaggctgataaaagcactggggacccaattatagcgcTTGATTTTCATGGTCCCCTTTAACCAACATTTAAgataaaataactgaaaatgtgagtaatttgagtaattctaaacgaacacattattgagtaaattctgcttaattttatcatgtatacttcacttaaatttgtaagaaagaaattaacttaataatgTGTTGAAATTACAATGATTTTGGTAGACTGGGAAGTGGacttgtagaattgtaaaaatttgaaattaaatgctatagtacataatatttataatatttatgaagtagatattacatttttttttactgtgcaatttttttaacttgtgtgaaatttacttgaaaaatattagtaattttaagtaaattctacttattgttttttttctgcagccatgcatacatatacattatatgccttaaacaaaaataaattatatacacTTAATGTTCATGTTtacaacattgtaaaaaataacccactgtatttacttaaaaataacatggaattttaagcagttGCAAATTTCATGtgaaatttactttaaaaatgcatgcaaaaatgatgcactatattattaagtaaatccagcctttatatttttacattttatactttttgtttGTGTCGCATATCTTTGCCACAGCACCGGAAAACGTACTAACATCAAGAAATAAAAGCATGTTGCCTTTACAGGTATTGCATAATGCATATTTTGCTCTTTAATGTTTAATCAAAGCTGTTTTCTTCTCCTTCACAGCAATGCCATTCATCATCTCTATGTTGCTGGCAAGTCTAAACAGTTGCTGTAACCCCTGGATCTACATGTTTTTCGCTGGACATCTATTCCATGACCTGAAGCAGAACCTGCTGTGCTGTTCCAACTTCTATCTGAAGTCGTCTCAATGCAGATACGATCCAGAACACGAATCTCGTAAGAGCAACTCATCCACTTATGTGATCAAAAGTACCAGCAGCCAAAGGAGCATAACCCAGACATCTGTCACATAAACATACctaaaaaaaacagacagactTTTTTAAAGCCAGAAGAAGGAATAAATATAAACTGACACCAATAATACTTTCATTGAAGCCACATTTCACAATCCGACAATTCGGGAATTGTCATATTTTTTGCTGAAACTGGCTCAGTTTCTTATAGCTGAGAACCTCGGGACAAGTTCTTTAAGTGTAAACACTTCCCTATACCTGCATGTACTGTGTTTCTAAACATTGCAGCAGGATTCAGTTTTTACTATTTGTCATCAATGTTTTACATTACTGGAGACATAGGGCAGGAATGGGACAAAGTTTTTTGGGTGGGCTCTCTCATCATTGACCCATTACTAGTCTATATAGAGAAACTGTGCGTCCCCCATCCTCCTCATAGGCCTTGAATGTTCCCATTTGTCCCCTCAGTGACAGCTCTGCAGCGTGATCATATTTTATGATGATAAACTCTTGGTCAGTATGCAAAACCTTGCACATGTGGATTTGAAACAAGGATATTGGATGATCCTGTGAAATACAGTATCCTTTCTTCCAGCCTTGTTACAAAACGGTTGCTTTTAGTGAATTTGAGAATATTAAGAATTTTATTCGATTGTCTTGTTGTTGTAAAAAGCactttcattttattgttttgttaatAACGTTCATTGATTTAGACAATTTTAATGTCAAGGCCCATATCTGATTGCAAAATGGATTTCTGTAGTGCATTATAACCAAATACTGACGAAAAcccagatgtttttttttttttttaaagaagttaaGAACTGGTTGTCCTCTCGATCCTTTTATGGGGCTTGGTCTCAACTAGAATGTTTATTCTATTTAACTATTTTACTCAATGTTAAAGCAACAATAAAAGTCAACCTTTGTTGGtaaaatttaattaatgttctaaaaaatgttcactaaaataaaaagtaaatttgACACGCGAGTTGTTTACCTGCGCAAATGGAAAATGCTAAAGAAATGAAATCAGAtgcttatttttatatttaaatatactttAATGAAAGCTTTTTTTCTTCCTGAAAAATATACGACGTTCATGTGTTGCtgtaagttttatttattaaaataaataaattgtatgTGTTGATATGTCAAGCTGTGAgtaaatattttgataattggAATATAATGTTTCATAAACTTAAATATCACATCAGTTTTACTcatttatgaaaaataaatttgtgaaaTAACTAAAAGAGTTTGATATTACGCACTGAAAAATTCTTTGTTGCCTTGAAACTTTAAGTataattaaattgaatttacaagtgatttttactattttttatgGCTTGTGATTTGCTGTAATTTacaaaacaatgttaaaataactAGCTAATttagctttattttttaagtacaGCAACTTATCACTAAGTCTATAATACTAAGTTAAAATGactataatttaaatataaaaattcattatatttaaaaaagcaaccaGGAATTTCTTACATGTTCATAGTGTAGTACCAGTCTAACAAAAATTTCATAATCCATGTAGTGGAttaataaataaagacaaaagCTGGCTTGCCagaaattcattcaaattcactCCATTGGCCAGAAAACCTAAAATATGTTTTAGATAAAACTATTAGCTAAAATAAATAGctaatatatatctatatctatatacacaaataaaatgaaatctaaaaaaatgtcAATCTAAAATCTAACATTTTGTAATAAATTACAATGTCTTCATTAAGATAAACATTAAGTAATAAAATATGAGACAttcttgtttaaaataatatttaattagcAGTTGCACAGAATACATCTGAGATATTAACATTACCACACCATCCCCATTTATATCTGTTCAAAGTAAAGAGAGACTCTTTATGATATCAAATAATAAGACATATTCTTCATTCTAAGTGAGAAAGGCCTTTAATCATACAATCTCTCTAAACTAATCCTGAATTGCTCCCAAATCCCTTTACATAAACTGATGAataaattataacagtttgTTCCAATTTGCATCCAGTTCTTGCAATTTACATCCAGATAGATAGGGGGCAGCATACATTTCAAATTACATTCATCTTTCCCCAGAGTCCTTTCTGGGCGTTTTGAGGACTTCAACCTTaaccaaaatgaaaataaaacatgttttctccAAGGGCAGAACAAGTAAACATTGACCTCTGAAAAAACTAAACCTCTTTGCGTAACGCCACCCGAACGCTGCTGAATATCTTCCCGAGAGCTTCAAACAAGGGATCGCAGAAGGTGTGAATGCAGAGAGAGTAAATTCGGCTCAGGCATTGGGTCTCGATCAGATAACTCTTGATGCAGGGCATGACGGCCCAAATGTGGCAGAAGGAGATGCAGGCGAAGCAAAAGCCCCACAGCAGAGCCACTGGGATGCCGAAGACAGCTGACAGCACACGGTAGCACCAGTACTTGGAGACGGTGAAGGTGGTGAAGCTGGCCTTCCAGACTCCATCCATACTGTGAGTGCCATCCGGCTCGGCTATCACATCCTCGAAATCCACCTTGGATTGTTTAAGAAAGCAAAAAGAAAACGTTAACActacattcttaaaaataacaCTGTATGGTCCTAAAAAAAGTATCAGATCAGATGGTCTAGGACTGGGCGGTATGACGATATATTCTGTTACCgcggaataaaatgtcagaagtaacatatttttctaaataagtgggcgtggctaacTCTGCCCTCCCgcatgttagactgagtgtgacagagaaacatgtaaaataatccactcataaaaatgaacgagttatttgtgtaatttttataataagtgcCAGTGAATCTACCGCGGGTCTCACAGCGAGACTAAATtgtgactctctctctctctctctctctctctctctctctctataaagagttcttctcgcacataatgctaatagttgtaaagttttctgaactttaagcaagctaagacaaaactcgagtttatatcagtgacacgtgcgctgctggagcgatgtagtttgacgcgccaTTTGTTTATAGTACAAACATGTTTGAtcggaaagacgagaaagagacgcaaagTTTAAGGTCTAGAAAGTAAAGTGCGTCAAGACCTGTCATATTTTATAATATCTAgagcgataagcgtctggtccgaactttacttccggtttctgtttgtttaaagtcgccatgaaacggaagtagcaattgccttattttcctcgtggtgacgtatatccgaatgacaaataacaaatgttttgggttcttATGTAATCTACACgctgtttattttgcttgttatataaataaactactttaaaaggactttgttgttatttattcttcgcagagtttaccggaagttacgtgatgaccacgaaagtcGCGTGTtgatgttgttactgctgaaaccgtctatagtgagtggcaaatttctgtacatttttataatcaaaaaacaatataaactgaaaaacatgtacATCGTGAAATATACCgttaccgtgaaataaaatgactcattcagtgaaatagatttttggtcattccgcCCACCCCTAAGATGGtcaaatggtaaaaaaatgcTCCCTGTATTGGGGCAGCACCCTTTGAGAAGGTCCTAATATATACCATTCAGCTACAGATACTGTAtatactacactgaaaaaaatgattcattgaatttaatcaatttttcaaggtaagtggttgcaatcaacccatttaagctacatttaaacaaaagttttatattttattttacgttactaatcttttttgtttaaatgtagcttaaataaattgattgcaaccaccaaccccaaaaaaattgattaaattcaatgaatcatttttttcagtgtaccaatTGGTACCTTTGAGGTCCTTATATATACTATATAGGTGCAAaaagtactttttgaaagggtaccgccaaAGTGAGAACTAGGtaccattttttgacattttcaaTCAAAACCTTTGTCTGAAAGGTTCATAGCACTGTTATAGCATCACTGTGAATAACCTTTtctagcacctttattttaatgtCCATATAGTATAAAAGAGTGCTAAAAGGTGCTTCACATGGAACCAAacagccccccccccaaattttttttaatctatagcGTCATGTAGCATCTTTATTTTGAAGAGTGTATGTTGCTAAATCCTGCTCAATCCTCAACTACAACAGATTGAGCAATTGAAAGTCAATGCCAACTTGGCTGGCAGTCATGCTGCGAAAATGGTTTATGATGAATTCTCCCAGCAGTGACATCTGATATGAAAATTCCCCCATCGGTAGGTGGTAGTCCGGCACCATGCTTATTTTAGCTTTAAACTCATAACAACCGAagagatttaaaataaactattaaTAGGTTATTTACCATCTTTTTGTAGCAcctatttatattttgacacaaaaatgcattaaatcacTGCAGTACATCTGCAATATATGGTTTGGAGAGTATAACATTGTTATAATACTTACATAATTTGAAATTTAACGCAATAGCTTTATGAATGAAAGTAATATCTTGAAGTCTTAAAGTTTtcaattattaatttaatagtATGAGCTATATCCAAAGTTTTTCTCACATTCCCTATAGGACTCTTATATCGCTTAATATGGAACAACTGCATGTCATTGTTCCATAAATGTAATGCCACCAACAATATCCATCACACAAACAGCACGGTTACATTCATAGTCAGAGAGTGAAAACCATACTTTAATCCTGTACTGTATAAAACTCAATAATCAAAACAAATCGCACAATTTACTGTTTTACAGCCGATGAAGTAAATGATTGAAACACATGAAAGGTGCTGAATACGTAATATATGTTTGATGCTTTGACACACCCTGTTATCTCCAACTATAAATACTAATAGTATATGTCTGTCCTGCCACTTTGAATGGGTTCGGTGCTATTTTCGGCGCATGCCAGCATACAGTGTTGTGCTGCACAC
This genomic interval from Misgurnus anguillicaudatus chromosome 8, ASM2758022v2, whole genome shotgun sequence contains the following:
- the cav3 gene encoding caveolin-3, with product MADQYNTNEEKILKDRHTKEIDLINRDPKQINEDVVKVDFEDVIAEPDGTHSMDGVWKASFTTFTVSKYWCYRVLSAVFGIPVALLWGFCFACISFCHIWAVMPCIKSYLIETQCLSRIYSLCIHTFCDPLFEALGKIFSSVRVALRKEV